Proteins from a genomic interval of Ptychodera flava strain L36383 chromosome 7, AS_Pfla_20210202, whole genome shotgun sequence:
- the LOC139136705 gene encoding membrane metallo-endopeptidase-like 1 yields MSSSFINKSERCSLEESNSGDNCSSKVRASTIISVVLFFVCVGLAAALIVVILKNDKDSEPVSGGDNEYCLTAHCAMMAGAMAGRMNMEVDPCDDFFEFSCGRWKKRTVIPEDRSVVMTFSELEHELGAMLKDLIEQQINDDDVDPVKNVKKNYLACTDLDTIEERGSQPLVDLMENLGGWPVLGNNSGGNWDESVFDLEDQLALVRGEYGKSVIYHADVDIDNKDSTRYILKLDQPSLGLPSRNYYLQDRRDNKYLQAYLEYMTTIATMLGADADVAAEDFNDLIEFEIKLANLTTPKDQRRDGNALYNKMVIAQLQYNVTGFDWLDFFRQLGASWSEDLQDSEEIVVCEPRYVREITEVVQNTPHRTIANYIVWLITKNRISQLSSNFRDVKQRYNEVLYGAASESARWQTCVNHVNSAMGFAVGRMFVDVHYDEESKVRTNKMIDFVQEAFLELVDESEWMDAPTKVVAKEKAEVMNRQIGYPDWIKDDDELTDYYKNYEFDSGKYFENNLQYLKEAIQRKFEYLRKTVDKHEWLIGPAILNAFYNPRTNSVIFPASILQPPFYHKDSPEYLNFGGIGTMIGHEITHGFDDMGRQFDKDGNLEQWWTDESIEAFVDRAQCIVDQYDKYYMEECNMTLNGVQTQGENIADNGGLKETYRGYRKMVEETMDGEELRLPGIGLTQDQMLFVNFAQIWCSKYTEQGARNRILTSFHTPGPYRVEGSISNLPEFAKVFKCPASRPMNPDKKCAVW; encoded by the exons ATGTCTTCGAGTTTCATCAACAAATCCGAACGCTGcagtttggaggagtcaaactCGGGTGACAATTGCTCGAGTAAAGTGAGAGCGTCAACCATTATCTCTGTTGTGCTCTTCTTCGTCTGCGTTGGATTAGCGGCAGCTCTCA TTgtcgtcattttgaaaaacgacAAGGACTCAGAACCCGTGAGTGGTGGCGACAACGAGTATTGTTTGACTGCTCACTGCGCTATGATGG CTGGTGCAATGGCTGGACGAATGAACATGGAAGTTGACCCCTGCGATGACTTCTTTGAATTTTCTTGCGGAAGATGGAAGAAAAGGACGGTCATACCTGAGGATAGGTCCGTGGTCATGACATTTAGCGAGTTGGAGCATGAACTAGGTGCAATGCTGAAAG ATCTGATTGAACAACAGATCAACGATGATGATGTCGATCCTGTGAAGAATGTAAAGAAAAATTACCTAGCATGTACAGACCTTG ACACCATAGAGGAACGGGGCTCTCAACCATTGGTAGACCTGATGGAGAACCTTGGTGGCTGGCCCGTGCTCGGCAATAACTCTGGTGGAAATTGGGATGAGAGTGTCTTTGATCTGGAAGACCAATTAGCATTGGTGCGTGGGGAATACGGAAAGAGCGTGATATACCACGCGGATGTTGATATCGACAATAAAGACTCAACAAGGTACATACTGAAG CTCGATCAGCCAAGCCTTGGACTTCCTAGTAGGAACTATTATTTGCAAGACCGTCGCGACAACAAG TATCTGCAAGCGTATCTGGAGTACATGACGACTATAGCAACCATGTTGGGTGCAGACGCAGATGTTGCAGCTGAAGACTTCAATGATCTGATTGAGTTTGAGATCAAACTTGCTAAT TTGACAACACCGAAAGATCAACGTCGTGACGGCAATGCATTGTACAACAAGATGGTAATCGCTCAACTCCAGTACAATGTGACAGGG tttgattGGCTCGATTTCTTCCGTCAGTTAGGAGCAAGTTGGTCCGAAGATCTCCAGGACAGTGAAGAGATAGTTGTTTGTGAACCGCGATACGTCCGAGAAATTACGGAGGTTGTTCAGAACACTCCACACAG GACGATAGCCAATTACATCGTTTGGCTCATCACCAAAAACAGGATTAGTCAGCTGAGTTCTAATTTTAGAGACGTTAAACAGAGATACAACGAAGTTTTGTACGGCGCAGCTTCTGAGAGCGCCCGATGGCAGACATGCGTAAATCACGTGAACAGCGCCATGGGTTTTGCCGTTGGACGCATGTTTGTCGATGTTCACTATGACGAGGAGAGCAAAGTACGA ACGAATAAAATGATCGACTTCGTCCAAGAAGCGTTTCTTGAACTTGTCGATGAATCAGAATGGATGGACGCGCCAACAAAAGTAGTCGCCAAGGAGAAG GCCGAAGTTATGAATCGTCAAATTGGTTATCCAGACTGGATTAAGGACGATGATGAACTGACGGATTACTATAAAAAT TACGAGTTCGATTCTGgaaagtattttgaaaataatctgCAGTATCTTAAAGAGGCCATTCAAAGAAAGTTTGAATATCTCAGGAAAACGGTGGACAAGCACGA atGGTTGATCGGCCCTGCTATTTTGAACGCTTTCTACAATCCAAGGACCAACAGTGTCA TTTTCCCTGCCAGCATTCTTCAACCACCATTTTATCACAAAGATTCGCCAGA GTACTTGAATTTCGGCGGCATCGGCACGATGATCGGTCACGAGATCACTCACGGTTTCGACGATATGGGGCGACAGTTTGATAAGGACGGTAACCTGGAACAGTGGTGGACTGACGAATCTATTGAAGCGTTTGTCGATAGAGCGCAGTGCATTGTGGACCAATACGATAAGTACTACATGGAGGAATGTAACATGACG TTGAACGGAGTCCAGACTCAGGGAGAAAATATTGCCGACAATGGTGGTTTGAAAGAGACATACAGG GGCTACCGTAAGATGGTGGAAGAGACAATGGACGGCGAAGAATTAAGATTACCTGGCATTGGTTTGACTCAAGACCAAATGTTGTTCGTCAACTTTGCCCAG ATCTGGTGCAGCAAGTACACCGAGCAGGGAGCAAGGAATAGAATATTGACCAGTTTCCACACCCCTGGACCTTACAG GGTCGAGGGATCAATCTCTAACCTACCCGAGTTTGCTAAAGTCTTCAAGTGCCCGGCGTCCCGTCCTATGAACCCCGACAAGAAGTGTGCAGTGTGGTAG